A single region of the Oleispira antarctica RB-8 genome encodes:
- a CDS encoding Transposase, IS66 family — protein sequence MKKTHSMRTNSAKTAELPNDVQALKQLLLKVEESARAANEKLAEREATVTKQKTHIRYLEEIVKLFKANKFGKSSEKSPDQTELFDEVETEGGDSEGSWVAEAVESEENSEPETVPATKAKAGRKPIPKEYPRIIIEHDVPEDEQRCSCGCEKQHIGDEVSEQLDIVPAVIQVLQHRRKKYVCKNCEGQIQTASLPAQPIPKSNASPGLLAYIATAKYQDALPLYRIENILSRLNIHLPRNTQANWMIKSSELLQPLYNLLNDQLLESGYVHMDETPVQVLKEPGKKAESKSYMWVRKTGDPNKKESIVLFDYASSRKADVVKTLLPDFQGYLQTDDYAGYNHLDTIKGVHHLGCFAHARRKFVEAQKVAPSKKGATSKADMAVSLIQKLYAIENKIKDFSPDKRLATRQKESAPQLEKLKSWLDKSLVTTLPKGKTGMALSYLAKNWNKLTLYVEDERLNIDNNTVENAIRPFAIGRKNWMFSNSQKGAKASAMLYSIIETAKSNDLNPHAYLQLLFTKMPQVKSIEEYEQLLPWNAKELLAKKV from the coding sequence ATGAAAAAGACTCATTCCATGCGCACAAACTCGGCCAAAACCGCAGAGTTACCAAATGATGTACAGGCATTAAAACAGCTTTTACTTAAGGTCGAAGAAAGTGCGCGTGCAGCAAATGAAAAATTAGCAGAACGTGAGGCAACGGTAACTAAGCAAAAAACACACATCCGTTATCTAGAAGAAATCGTCAAACTATTCAAAGCCAATAAGTTTGGTAAAAGCAGTGAGAAATCACCTGATCAAACGGAGCTATTTGATGAAGTAGAAACCGAAGGCGGTGATAGCGAAGGGAGTTGGGTTGCTGAAGCGGTCGAAAGTGAAGAAAATTCTGAGCCAGAAACTGTACCAGCAACCAAGGCTAAAGCAGGTCGCAAACCCATACCAAAAGAATACCCGCGTATCATCATCGAACACGATGTGCCTGAAGATGAGCAGCGCTGCTCATGCGGATGTGAAAAACAACACATAGGTGATGAAGTATCCGAACAGCTCGACATCGTTCCAGCGGTTATTCAAGTATTGCAACATCGCCGTAAAAAATACGTTTGCAAAAATTGTGAAGGCCAAATTCAAACAGCTAGCTTACCAGCGCAGCCCATTCCAAAAAGTAATGCAAGCCCTGGCTTGTTAGCCTACATTGCAACAGCAAAGTATCAAGATGCCTTACCCTTATATCGAATTGAGAATATTTTATCGCGATTGAATATTCACTTGCCCAGAAACACCCAAGCCAATTGGATGATTAAAAGCAGTGAGTTGTTGCAGCCACTTTATAATTTATTGAATGATCAGCTTTTAGAAAGCGGCTATGTGCACATGGATGAAACGCCGGTACAGGTATTGAAAGAGCCAGGAAAAAAAGCAGAAAGTAAAAGCTATATGTGGGTCCGAAAAACGGGAGATCCTAATAAAAAAGAGTCGATAGTTTTATTTGATTACGCCAGCAGCCGAAAAGCGGATGTGGTGAAAACACTGCTGCCTGATTTTCAAGGGTACCTGCAAACCGATGATTACGCGGGCTATAATCATCTTGATACTATTAAAGGTGTTCATCATCTAGGTTGCTTTGCGCACGCACGAAGAAAATTTGTTGAGGCGCAAAAAGTAGCACCCAGTAAAAAAGGGGCGACAAGTAAAGCTGACATGGCCGTGAGCCTCATCCAAAAACTGTATGCGATAGAAAACAAAATCAAAGACTTTAGTCCTGATAAACGATTGGCAACAAGGCAGAAGGAAAGTGCTCCTCAACTTGAAAAATTAAAGAGCTGGCTAGATAAATCATTAGTGACCACCTTACCGAAAGGGAAAACAGGCATGGCTCTGAGTTATTTAGCGAAGAACTGGAATAAGCTCACTCTTTATGTAGAAGATGAACGTTTGAATATCGACAATAATACCGTCGAAAATGCGATTCGCCCTTTCGCAATAGGGAGAAAAAATTGGATGTTCAGCAACAGCCAGAAAGGCGCTAAAGCGAGTGCGATGCTTTACAGCATAATCGAGACAGCTAAATCAAATGATCTGAATCCGCACGCTTATTTACAGCTGTTGTTTACTAAGATGCCTCAGGTGAAAAGTATTGAGGAATACGAGCAGCTGCTGCCATGGAATGCTAAAGAGTTACTTGCCAAAAAAGTCTAG
- a CDS encoding P. aeruginosa PAGI-11 island-related protein — protein sequence MSKQNNESTQDVMHELVDTFDEYVVCMTFATKDIREYGEKLTAGSFSNDHQMWIGSDLDSNPKMHARIKTVECIEKCKENSGFSNEIRKSLLCTMYSLWDELYRHRVAAASNMEAKDLICPIMGDMRKIRHCIIHHKSIVPETGISFEVLDWELSPGRLEITHEHFLDFNDAVRGERMKIHSCKQSPEMEKIFQLMTKKERRRFEDFYKIKGNRENDVEWPGLKQVLNRIEQAKCQKSESEA from the coding sequence ATGAGTAAGCAGAATAATGAATCAACTCAAGATGTTATGCATGAGCTCGTTGATACTTTTGATGAATATGTGGTTTGTATGACTTTTGCTACGAAAGACATCCGAGAGTATGGTGAAAAACTAACTGCAGGCTCATTTAGCAATGATCATCAAATGTGGATTGGCTCAGATTTAGATAGCAATCCAAAAATGCACGCTAGGATAAAAACAGTTGAGTGCATTGAAAAGTGTAAAGAAAATAGTGGATTTTCTAATGAAATTCGAAAATCTCTACTATGCACCATGTATTCACTTTGGGACGAGCTGTACCGTCATCGTGTAGCGGCTGCGTCTAATATGGAAGCGAAAGATCTTATTTGCCCAATAATGGGGGATATGCGAAAGATCAGGCATTGCATAATCCATCATAAGTCTATTGTGCCCGAAACGGGTATTAGTTTTGAGGTTCTTGATTGGGAGTTATCTCCTGGCAGGCTTGAAATAACACATGAACACTTTTTGGATTTCAATGATGCCGTTAGAGGCGAGCGTATGAAAATTCATTCTTGTAAGCAATCTCCAGAAATGGAAAAGATTTTCCAGCTAATGACAAAAAAAGAACGAAGAAGGTTTGAAGATTTTTACAAAATAAAAGGCAACAGAGAAAACGATGTTGAATGGCCTGGTCTTAAGCAGGTATTAAATAGAATTGAACAAGCTAAGTGCCAGAAAAGTGAGTCAGAAGCCTAA
- a CDS encoding probable transcriptional regulator, TetR family yields MSIRSEQKEKTRQSIINAALKLSEERGFPALSLREVTREAEIAPATFYRHFKDMEELGLVLVDKVAQTLRQLMRKARQRIKVNGSVIETSVITQLEFSQQNPELFRLLTSGLTGGPLIFREALQKEKQFFIDELHEDLSSDTRLVNIDLAAEIMVNQVLVASIEAIDKEPEELILIQQRLITQLRMILLGSMAQKRTNNLTA; encoded by the coding sequence ATGAGCATTAGGTCAGAACAAAAAGAAAAAACGCGCCAGTCAATTATTAACGCCGCGTTAAAACTCAGTGAAGAGAGAGGTTTTCCTGCCCTCAGCCTTAGAGAGGTGACTCGCGAGGCAGAGATAGCACCAGCAACTTTCTATCGCCATTTCAAAGATATGGAAGAACTCGGACTCGTATTAGTCGACAAGGTTGCTCAAACCTTACGACAACTAATGCGCAAAGCGCGCCAACGTATTAAGGTCAATGGCAGCGTGATTGAAACCTCTGTGATTACCCAGCTTGAATTTAGCCAGCAGAACCCAGAGCTATTTCGCTTATTGACAAGCGGCCTTACTGGTGGCCCACTTATCTTTCGGGAAGCACTGCAAAAAGAAAAGCAGTTTTTTATAGATGAGCTTCATGAAGACTTAAGCAGCGATACACGATTAGTAAATATCGATCTCGCGGCAGAGATAATGGTAAACCAAGTTCTTGTTGCGAGTATTGAAGCTATTGATAAAGAACCTGAAGAACTTATATTAATTCAGCAACGATTAATTACTCAGCTGAGAATGATACTGCTTGGCAGTATGGCGCAGAAAAGAACAAACAACTTAACTGCATAA
- the nirB gene encoding Assimilatory nitrite reductase (NAD(P)H) large subunit — MNKTRVIVVGNGMVGHNFIDAIATSETADQYEVVTFSEEPRLAYDRVQLSKYFSGSTAEDLALTTEDYYQEKGINYILNDKVVEINSEEKFVVTAGGRKESYDKLVLATGSYPFVPPIPGKDQEHCLVYRTIEDLEAISASAAASKVGVVVGGGLLGLEAANAVKQAGVKTHVVEFAPRLMAVQLDEAGGALLRTKVEALGVEVHTGKNTTEIIAGEACRYRMNFADGTFLETDMILFSAGIRPQDELARQFDLKIGERGGIQINDNCQTSNDDIYAIGECALWGGMIYGLVAPGYNMAKVAFDHIKATSGSDEAKGLAFKGADMSTKLKLLGVDVASIGDAQGNTPGCLSYVYQDDINQVYKRLIVSADGKKLLGAVLVGEADAFSNLLQVKLNDMDLPKNPEGLILPSVDGAASVGLGVDALPETATICSCFDVSKGQISAAVQGGCCTMGDIKDATKASTGCGGCAALTKQVMDAELLSLGVEVNNDLCEHFAYTRAELADIVRIKGFKNFQELLSSHGKGHGCEICKPTVGNILASFSNEYILKDEHIGLQDTNDVYLGNMQKDGTYSIVPRIAAGEITPEKLIVLGQVAKDFDLYTKITGGQRIDLFGAQLHELPVIWKILVDAGFETGHAYGKSLRTVKSCVGSTWCRYGVLDSVSMALALEDRYKGLRSPHKIKFGVSGCTRECAEAQSKDIGVIATEGGWNLYVCGNGGMRPRHADLFATDLDDETLMRYIDRVLMFYIRTADRLQRTSVWMENLDGGLDYLREVVIDDKLNIGADLDNEMTTVVGTYQCEWKTTIESPEKLKRFQHFINSDEQDSELAYVRERGQRRPATEAERIELVSLDSTNI, encoded by the coding sequence ATGAATAAGACCCGTGTAATTGTTGTTGGTAATGGCATGGTAGGCCATAATTTCATTGATGCTATAGCGACCTCAGAAACGGCAGATCAGTACGAAGTTGTTACTTTTTCAGAAGAGCCTCGTTTAGCGTACGATCGTGTTCAGCTTAGTAAATATTTTTCAGGTTCTACAGCAGAAGATCTTGCGTTAACCACAGAAGATTATTATCAAGAAAAGGGTATCAACTATATTCTTAACGACAAGGTTGTTGAGATTAATAGTGAAGAAAAATTCGTAGTCACTGCCGGTGGCCGTAAAGAGTCTTATGACAAGCTGGTGCTAGCAACGGGTTCTTATCCTTTCGTTCCTCCTATCCCTGGTAAAGATCAAGAGCATTGCTTGGTTTACCGCACTATTGAAGATTTAGAAGCAATTTCAGCCTCAGCGGCAGCCAGTAAAGTCGGCGTTGTTGTGGGTGGTGGTTTGTTAGGACTCGAAGCTGCAAACGCGGTGAAGCAAGCCGGCGTTAAAACTCACGTTGTTGAGTTTGCACCACGATTAATGGCGGTGCAGCTTGACGAAGCGGGCGGTGCTTTATTACGCACAAAAGTCGAGGCGTTGGGGGTGGAGGTTCATACGGGTAAAAATACCACTGAAATTATCGCGGGTGAAGCCTGTCGTTATCGTATGAATTTCGCAGACGGTACGTTTTTAGAAACCGATATGATTTTGTTTTCTGCGGGTATACGCCCACAGGATGAGTTGGCCCGTCAGTTTGATTTGAAAATCGGTGAGCGTGGCGGTATTCAAATTAATGATAACTGCCAAACGTCGAATGACGATATCTACGCAATCGGTGAGTGCGCGCTTTGGGGCGGCATGATTTATGGATTAGTAGCGCCGGGTTATAACATGGCGAAAGTTGCGTTTGATCATATTAAAGCCACCTCAGGTTCAGACGAAGCTAAAGGATTGGCGTTTAAAGGTGCTGATATGAGTACCAAGCTTAAATTGCTGGGTGTTGATGTTGCGTCGATTGGTGATGCGCAGGGTAATACGCCAGGTTGCTTAAGTTATGTTTACCAAGATGATATCAATCAGGTTTATAAGCGTTTAATTGTCTCGGCTGATGGTAAAAAATTATTAGGGGCGGTATTGGTCGGTGAAGCCGATGCGTTTAGTAATTTGTTGCAAGTTAAATTGAATGATATGGATTTACCTAAAAATCCAGAGGGGTTAATTCTTCCAAGTGTTGATGGTGCAGCCAGTGTTGGTTTGGGTGTTGACGCACTGCCAGAGACCGCAACGATCTGTTCTTGTTTCGACGTATCAAAAGGTCAAATTTCAGCAGCGGTTCAAGGTGGCTGTTGCACCATGGGCGATATTAAAGACGCAACCAAAGCGAGTACGGGTTGTGGTGGGTGCGCGGCACTTACAAAACAGGTTATGGACGCTGAGTTGTTATCGCTGGGGGTTGAGGTGAATAACGACCTTTGCGAACACTTTGCTTATACCCGTGCAGAGCTGGCCGATATTGTTCGTATTAAAGGCTTCAAAAACTTCCAAGAATTATTATCGAGTCACGGTAAGGGTCACGGTTGTGAAATCTGTAAGCCAACCGTTGGTAATATCTTAGCGTCTTTCAGTAACGAATATATTTTGAAAGATGAGCATATAGGTTTACAAGATACCAATGATGTCTATCTCGGTAACATGCAAAAAGACGGAACGTATTCAATTGTTCCTCGTATTGCTGCGGGTGAAATTACTCCAGAGAAGTTAATCGTTTTAGGGCAGGTTGCTAAAGATTTTGACTTGTATACCAAAATTACTGGGGGTCAACGTATCGATTTATTCGGTGCACAGTTACACGAACTCCCCGTTATTTGGAAAATATTAGTCGATGCGGGCTTTGAAACAGGTCACGCCTATGGCAAGTCATTGCGTACGGTTAAATCGTGTGTCGGTAGCACTTGGTGTCGTTATGGTGTTCTCGATTCTGTGTCGATGGCATTGGCTCTTGAAGATCGTTACAAAGGGTTGCGTTCTCCTCATAAAATTAAGTTTGGTGTGTCGGGTTGTACTCGTGAGTGCGCTGAAGCCCAGAGTAAAGACATTGGTGTAATCGCAACCGAAGGCGGTTGGAATCTTTATGTGTGTGGTAACGGGGGGATGCGTCCTCGTCATGCTGACTTGTTTGCGACCGATTTGGATGATGAAACATTAATGCGTTACATCGACCGTGTATTGATGTTTTACATTCGCACAGCCGATCGTTTGCAGCGTACATCAGTTTGGATGGAGAACTTAGACGGCGGTTTGGATTATCTGCGCGAAGTTGTGATCGACGATAAGTTAAATATTGGTGCTGATCTTGATAACGAAATGACAACGGTGGTAGGTACGTACCAGTGTGAATGGAAAACGACCATTGAAAGTCCGGAAAAACTTAAACGCTTTCAGCATTTTATTAATAGTGACGAGCAAGATAGTGAGTTGGCTTATGTGCGAGAACGTGGTCAGCGTCGCCCAGCAACAGAAGCTGAGCGGATTGAATTGGTATCGCTTGATTCCACAAACATTTGA
- a CDS encoding Putative nitrite reductase NADPH, translated as MTTDTLNATQWITVCSESDLTADTGLCALHGGEQVAIFKPALANQLYALSNFDPFGKANVMSRGIIGSIGENLVVASPLYKQHFDLKTGECLEDSSASLKTYQVRVDAGQVQLLA; from the coding sequence ATGACAACCGATACTTTAAATGCCACTCAGTGGATTACTGTTTGTAGCGAATCAGATTTAACCGCAGATACTGGCTTATGTGCATTGCATGGAGGCGAGCAGGTTGCGATTTTTAAACCGGCATTAGCAAATCAACTTTATGCGCTGTCTAACTTCGATCCGTTTGGCAAAGCCAACGTCATGTCTCGCGGCATTATTGGTTCAATTGGTGAGAATCTAGTGGTTGCTTCTCCTCTTTATAAACAACATTTTGATTTGAAAACGGGTGAGTGTTTAGAAGACAGTTCGGCCTCGCTAAAAACCTATCAAGTTCGTGTTGATGCGGGCCAAGTTCAGTTGCTCGCTTAG